A window of Solanum stenotomum isolate F172 chromosome 3, ASM1918654v1, whole genome shotgun sequence contains these coding sequences:
- the LOC125857885 gene encoding uncharacterized protein LOC125857885 isoform X3, which produces MPFCEVGKYQNGVDATGNNGTKIFYRTYGQGPVKVLLIIGLAATHSSWEPQIKALAGTITPNDSESPADDRSSGEGGGMEVCAFDNRGMGLSSVPTKKSEYTTSIMAKDAIAIMDHLGWEKAHVFGHSMGAMISCKLAAMVPERVLSLALLNVTGGGYECIPRLDRQTLSIVVRFLKAKTPEQRAAVDLDTHYSKEYLEEDVGTTTRRAVLFQEYVKGISASGMQSNCGFDGQINACWTHKISRDDLESICSAGFLISVIHGRHDVIAQLSHAKRLAKKLHPCARMVELPGGHRVSHERTEEVNDALLELIKASTSKISPYDWTNLPKKSSESGSMKLRLFGGTRYRGIMSL; this is translated from the exons ATGCCTTTCTGTGAGGTGGGTAAATACCAGAACGGTGTAGATGCAACTGGCAACAATGGAACCAAGATTTTTTACAGAACTTATGGTCAAGGCCCGGTCAaagttctcttgattattg GATTGGCTGCGACGCATAGTTCATGGGAACCACAGATCAAGGCGCTCGCCGGGACGATTACGCCGAATGATTCTGAATCGCCAGCCGATGATCGGAGCTCCGGTGAAGGTGGGGGTATGGAGGTTTGTGCTTTTGATAATCGTGGAATGGGGTTAAGCTCTGTACCCACTAAAAAGTCAGAATATAC GACTAGTATTATGGCTAAAGATGCAATTGCTATAATGGATCACTTGGGGTGGGAAAAAGCGCATGTCTTTGGTCATTCAATGG GAGCTATGATATCTTGCAAATTGGCTGCAATGGTGCCTGAGAGAGTTTTGTCTTTGGCTTTACTGAATGTCACGGGAGGAGGCTATGAATGTATTCCCAGG CTCGATCGTCAAACTCTATCAATTGTTGTCCGGTTTTTGAAGGCAAAGACTCCTGAACAGAGGGCTGCTGTTGATTTAGACACCCATTATTCAAAG GAATACCTTGAGGAAGATGTGGGAACTACGACCCGAAGAGCAGTATTATTTCAA GAATACGTAAAAGGCATATCAGCATCCGGGATGCAGTCAAATTGTGGATTTGATGGACAGATAAATGCTTGTTGGACTCATAAGATATCACGGGATGATCTTGAATCTATCTGCTCTGCTGGATTCCTAATATCTGTAATTCATGGCAG GCATgatgtcattgctcagttaaGCCATGCAAAGAGGCTTGCGAAGAAGTTACATCCTTGTGCTAGAATGGTAGAGCTTCCTGGAGGACATCGTGTTAGTCATGAAAGGACAGAAGAG GTCAATGACGCTCTTCTTGAGTTGATCAAGGCATCCACAAGTAAGATTAGCCCGTATGACTGGACAAATTTGCCCAAGAAAAGCTCTG AAAGCGGCAGCATGAAACTAAGACTATTTGGAGGAACAAGATATAGAGGAATAATGTCTCTCT GA
- the LOC125857885 gene encoding uncharacterized protein LOC125857885 isoform X1 gives MPFCEVGKYQNGVDATGNNGTKIFYRTYGQGPVKVLLIIGLAATHSSWEPQIKALAGTITPNDSESPADDRSSGEGGGMEVCAFDNRGMGLSSVPTKKSEYTTSIMAKDAIAIMDHLGWEKAHVFGHSMGAMISCKLAAMVPERVLSLALLNVTGGGYECIPRLDRQTLSIVVRFLKAKTPEQRAAVDLDTHYSKEYLEEDVGTTTRRAVLFQEYVKGISASGMQSNCGFDGQINACWTHKISRDDLESICSAGFLISVIHGRHDVIAQLSHAKRLAKKLHPCARMVELPGGHRVSHERTEEVNDALLELIKASTSKISPYDWTNLPKKSSGWNITPLTRKSSPEGSRSSVMTDIIGRLQRFLLFFFGLFMLAFEFMRRGVSRVKPVRVNAALT, from the exons ATGCCTTTCTGTGAGGTGGGTAAATACCAGAACGGTGTAGATGCAACTGGCAACAATGGAACCAAGATTTTTTACAGAACTTATGGTCAAGGCCCGGTCAaagttctcttgattattg GATTGGCTGCGACGCATAGTTCATGGGAACCACAGATCAAGGCGCTCGCCGGGACGATTACGCCGAATGATTCTGAATCGCCAGCCGATGATCGGAGCTCCGGTGAAGGTGGGGGTATGGAGGTTTGTGCTTTTGATAATCGTGGAATGGGGTTAAGCTCTGTACCCACTAAAAAGTCAGAATATAC GACTAGTATTATGGCTAAAGATGCAATTGCTATAATGGATCACTTGGGGTGGGAAAAAGCGCATGTCTTTGGTCATTCAATGG GAGCTATGATATCTTGCAAATTGGCTGCAATGGTGCCTGAGAGAGTTTTGTCTTTGGCTTTACTGAATGTCACGGGAGGAGGCTATGAATGTATTCCCAGG CTCGATCGTCAAACTCTATCAATTGTTGTCCGGTTTTTGAAGGCAAAGACTCCTGAACAGAGGGCTGCTGTTGATTTAGACACCCATTATTCAAAG GAATACCTTGAGGAAGATGTGGGAACTACGACCCGAAGAGCAGTATTATTTCAA GAATACGTAAAAGGCATATCAGCATCCGGGATGCAGTCAAATTGTGGATTTGATGGACAGATAAATGCTTGTTGGACTCATAAGATATCACGGGATGATCTTGAATCTATCTGCTCTGCTGGATTCCTAATATCTGTAATTCATGGCAG GCATgatgtcattgctcagttaaGCCATGCAAAGAGGCTTGCGAAGAAGTTACATCCTTGTGCTAGAATGGTAGAGCTTCCTGGAGGACATCGTGTTAGTCATGAAAGGACAGAAGAG GTCAATGACGCTCTTCTTGAGTTGATCAAGGCATCCACAAGTAAGATTAGCCCGTATGACTGGACAAATTTGCCCAAGAAAAGCTCTG GATGGAATATAACTCCACTTACTAGGAAAAGTTCTCCAGAAGGAAGTAGATCATCTGTCATGACCGACATTATAGGAAGGCTACAGAGGTTCTTGTTGttcttttttggtttgtttATGTTGGCATTTGAGTTTATGCGAAGAGGTGTAAGTCGTGTAAAACCAGTCAGAGTAAATGCAGCCCTCACATGA
- the LOC125857885 gene encoding uncharacterized protein LOC125857885 isoform X2: MPFCEVGKYQNGVDATGNNGTKIFYRTYGQGPVKVLLIIGLAATHSSWEPQIKALAGTITPNDSESPADDRSSGEGGGMEVCAFDNRGMGLSSVPTKKSEYTTSIMAKDAIAIMDHLGWEKAHVFGHSMGAMISCKLAAMVPERVLSLALLNVTGGGYECIPRLDRQTLSIVVRFLKAKTPEQRAAVDLDTHYSKEYLEEDVGTTTRRAVLFQEYVKGISASGMQSNCGFDGQINACWTHKISRDDLESICSAGFLISVIHGRHDVIAQLSHAKRLAKKLHPCARMVELPGGHRVSHERTEEVNDALLELIKASTSKISPYDWTNLPKKSSESGSMKLRLFGGTRYRGIMSLCRILKLPYITKSCNVS; the protein is encoded by the exons ATGCCTTTCTGTGAGGTGGGTAAATACCAGAACGGTGTAGATGCAACTGGCAACAATGGAACCAAGATTTTTTACAGAACTTATGGTCAAGGCCCGGTCAaagttctcttgattattg GATTGGCTGCGACGCATAGTTCATGGGAACCACAGATCAAGGCGCTCGCCGGGACGATTACGCCGAATGATTCTGAATCGCCAGCCGATGATCGGAGCTCCGGTGAAGGTGGGGGTATGGAGGTTTGTGCTTTTGATAATCGTGGAATGGGGTTAAGCTCTGTACCCACTAAAAAGTCAGAATATAC GACTAGTATTATGGCTAAAGATGCAATTGCTATAATGGATCACTTGGGGTGGGAAAAAGCGCATGTCTTTGGTCATTCAATGG GAGCTATGATATCTTGCAAATTGGCTGCAATGGTGCCTGAGAGAGTTTTGTCTTTGGCTTTACTGAATGTCACGGGAGGAGGCTATGAATGTATTCCCAGG CTCGATCGTCAAACTCTATCAATTGTTGTCCGGTTTTTGAAGGCAAAGACTCCTGAACAGAGGGCTGCTGTTGATTTAGACACCCATTATTCAAAG GAATACCTTGAGGAAGATGTGGGAACTACGACCCGAAGAGCAGTATTATTTCAA GAATACGTAAAAGGCATATCAGCATCCGGGATGCAGTCAAATTGTGGATTTGATGGACAGATAAATGCTTGTTGGACTCATAAGATATCACGGGATGATCTTGAATCTATCTGCTCTGCTGGATTCCTAATATCTGTAATTCATGGCAG GCATgatgtcattgctcagttaaGCCATGCAAAGAGGCTTGCGAAGAAGTTACATCCTTGTGCTAGAATGGTAGAGCTTCCTGGAGGACATCGTGTTAGTCATGAAAGGACAGAAGAG GTCAATGACGCTCTTCTTGAGTTGATCAAGGCATCCACAAGTAAGATTAGCCCGTATGACTGGACAAATTTGCCCAAGAAAAGCTCTG AAAGCGGCAGCATGAAACTAAGACTATTTGGAGGAACAAGATATAGAGGAATAATGTCTCTCTGTAGGATACTTAAACTTCCATATATCACAAAGTCCTGTAATGTTTCCTAA